In Microaerobacter geothermalis, the genomic stretch TATCTAAAGGATCTCCATCAAGGGCTAGCGTGTTATCCAAATAACCGTATTCAGTAGGGTAATGCATTGGTGAAAACAATACACGGTCTAAACGAAAAACCTTGTTCTCCTTGTCATATTCATACTTGTTTTGACTTCCTGCAGGAATCTCAATGAAGGCATCAACGATTTTGTTTTCAAATGCCATATGTATAACCCTCCTTAAAAAATTGGTAATCATCTGTCATTATAACAATTTCGGTAGTAATAGGAAAGAATATTGATACAATAAAAGTCTTAGACTTTCGTACGAACTTGAAGGCTACACTTAATGAATTCTATAGATTTGTCTATAGAAAAGGTATCTCAGAAGTACATCAATGAAAAAATCGGACAAAAAAATGCCAGATCGAATGGATCTGACATCTTTATCACGATCAATTATTCTTTGGGGCTTTCGGATACTTTAATGGAATCTGTTGGGCAGCCGTCAGCTGCATCATGCATGTCATCCCATAGATTTTCTGGAATTTCTGCAGTTCCTGCATTGTTATCGATGATGTTGTAGGCTAAGCCCTCATCATCATAGTCAAAGATATCTGGTGCAGTGGCTCCGCATGCACCACAAGCAATACAGGTTTCCTTATCCACCCAAGTGTAATAAGCCATGTTAATTACCTCCTAAAATCGAATTATAAATGGGGACTTTACAGTACCCATTGTAGACTTACTTCAACAATATTTCAAGCTTTCCATATTAAAATCTTTTGTAAAACATTAGTTAAATAAAGGTATTAAAACAAGGTCCTTCTTACTATACCAAACTCCTACTTTCTCACGGAAATCACCTTTTTTCAACGAATCGGTGGCTTGGAGAAGCAATAGGATGGAGTAAATCGTTTTCTTATCCGGTTCTTCTTCTATTCCTGATTGAACATAGGCATCAATCCGAACGGTTATATCTTCGGCACGATAGGTGGACAAGATTTGTTTTTGAAGAAGCATCTTTGCTGTCATATAATTTTTTTCGTTAACGGTCAAAGTATTCCATTCGCTCAAAGTTAGATTATCTTTGTTTATCAATGGTGAAGATTTTTTTTTAGTTACATATATTTCCTCCCACTTCACCATTGCCTGATAAAAAAGTAATTGACCCTTTAATCCCATGGTTTTACCCAGAGTCATTTGTGGCATCTCAGGAATAAGTAAGGAAAGGGGTTTTGAGGTTGATAAATCCATGCGAAATATGGAACTCAGCCCATCTAAATAAGATTGTAGGGCATTTACTATTTCTTTTTGGCTTTGCTGAAGCAGGGGAGAAGATTTGGAAATAAGAGCTCCTTTAACTTCAGTTAATACTGAGGCGGTCATTTCTTTCATATCTGAACTTAAAGCCAGTTGATCCACTCTATCTGACAGAATGGATAATTTATTTATATATTGTATTTGTTGCTCTTTAAACTTCTCATAGGGAAGAAGTACATTATAATAGTAGTTAACAAAGTCAGTTTGAAGGTATTGAGGTTCATCTTTTATGGGGGTGGTTTGTTCTTCTTTTACACGTTCCAGCTCCATGGATAGGGACATGATCTGTTTTTCCATCTGTTTCTTTGAAATATAGGCCCCAAGTAAAAAGCTGGTTAGGGAAAAAAATATAAGGATAATAATAGAATAGACAATGAGAAAATCTCTTTTGCTTAATCGACCCATAGGACTGCTCCTTTCTCTATCCTCCTATAGTATAAAAAATAAAGGTGAAAAATGGAACCGCGGATTCATGGCGCTTAACCATCGGGCAAATGATAATGATGGAAGGTGGAAACATTGAGAAAAATCTCGATTGAAGAACTTAATGAAAAAACTTTATTGGTTAACCTTTACTTGACACAGGGGATCACGTTTGTTTTAGGGATTCTTGGTATTTATGCTCTAACTCCTTTTTCCATCACTTCACTTGTTTCAGCCAATCAGTGGATAAGGGATGGTTTCTTGGGTTTGGGGCTTGGAATTCTTGTGGTTTTTTTTGATTTAATTATGATGAAATGGCTGCCGTTTTCATATTTTGATGATGGAGGAATTAACGAAAAGATTTTTAAAAACAGAACGGTCATACATATTTTTACCATTGCCTTTATTGTTTCGATATCAGAAGAATTTTTCTTTCGCGGTGTCATTCAAACCAAATTTGGCATTTGGATAGCCAGTTTGATCTTTACCCTTATTCATTTTCGCTATTATAAAAAATGGGTTTTAATGATAACCCTTTTTCTCATCAGCATGTCCTTGGGATGGCTTTATCAATTTACCGGTAGACTTTTTTCCCCTATGGTGGCCCACTTTGTCATTGATTTTACCTTAGGGTTAATGATTCAAAAGAATTGGATATCCAGTCGTACCAATCATCTATCTATATAGCAGGATATGACAAAGAAATGTCGAATACGTTGGATAGATATAGATAGCAGAGAAGGTGGATGGTCATGGCCGAAGATAAAAAAGAAAACAAACTAAATGATCAGGCTTCCCACTTAAGAAAGAAAATGGATGGCATAAAGGGAGGCCGCTTAGAGAAAGAGCATTCGATTGGGGCTTCACTTCCCCCCAGAAGTACGGTCCACCGAAAAACATCCATTAATCTGAGCAGGTTGGGTCTGTTGTTTGTTTTTATCCTTATCATTGTTTTTATCATCGTCTGGTATGTCTTTATCTATCGGGATGTTCCATCGACAACAAATGTGACCTCCGTTACATGGGGGAATACTGATTCATCAATTCCACAAGAAAGAAATGACTTAAATGAGGATAGTAATGATTTAAGTATGGAAAGTAATGACACTGTTCAGAATAAAGTAGATCAGAAGTACGATGAACCGCTAGATCGGGGAAAGGAAGAGAATACAAGGAAAAATGATGATCAACATAAAGAACAGACTGGCTATGATAAAATCGTCTTCCATCGTGTTAAGCCAGGTGAAACACTGTATTCGATTACCATGTATTATTATAAGGATAAAAGATATGTCCCTTTTTTAGCAGAGTATAATGCCATAGAAAATCCCAGAAATATCATGGCTGGAGTTACAATTAAGGTTCCCCTTCCTCCACCGACTTTAAGCAAATAAATATTGCAGAAAGAGAGATTTTCAAATCTTTCTTTTTTTATGCCCGATAGACCTGTGTTATAATTACAGCTTATCTGTTGCATATCAGCTGATGCGTGATAATGTGACAAAGTTCACAAATGGTAGTAGATATATCAATAACTAAAGCGATTTCAAAAAATAAAACATTCGATATTGAACTTAGAGAATTTTTCTGTTGTACTATTAGTTTTCATCTGTTACAATTATTAAAAAAGAAAGCACAGAATGATGTCCCTTCTTTATTTTTGGGAGAGGTAGAATAGGAGGAGGTAAAAAGAATGTCTCAATTACCTATAAAGAACGAACTGGGTTTTTTTGAAATACGACTTGAATCTATTGGTGGCTTAGGAGCTCATCTAGCAGGAAAGATGTTGGCCGAAGCAGTTGTCCTTGGGTTAGGGCTGAATGGGGCTCACTTTTCATCTTATGGCTCAGAAAAAAAGGGCTCACCAGTAAAATCGTTTATCCGAATTTGTGAAAAAGACCAAATAGTTAGGGCTAGTAGTCCCATTGAACGTCCTCATGTGGTTGGGGTATTTCATGAAGCACTTTTTAGAACTATCGATGTAGCCAGCGGGCTTTATCTTGATGGAGTTATGCTTGTCAATACCACAAAAAACCCCGATAGAATTAAAGAGCAGTTACATCTGGAATCAGGAACCGTCGCAGTGGTTGATGCACTTTCCATTGCTGTTGAAGAAAAAACAAGGGTAAACACAGCGATGTTGGGTGCTTTGTTTAGGGTTTGCGATTTTCTGGATCCCGAATCCATGAAAAATGTGATCCGGGCTACATTTGAAGAAAAGTACCCCCATTTAGTAGAAGCAAATATTCGTACTTTTGATAGAGGGTACCATGAGGTTCAATTTAAAACCTACGATGCACCTGAAGGAGCAAAAGGAAAGCAGTTTGTACGTCCTGAACCCCTTCTTGGTTATGAAACTCAGCCCCTGGGCGGAATGATTACCAACCCTGGAAACAGTATATTGAAAGATTTAAGCGGATCCCGTCAAGGATTTCTTCCAGCATTTGAGGAAGATAAATGTATTCATTGTGCCCAATGTGATACCGTTTGTCCCGATTTCTGTTTTGTTTGGGAACAGAAAGAAGATAAAAGAGGCCGTCCGCAAATGTTCTTGCAGGGGATTGATTACCAATATTGCAAGGGCTGTTTAAAATGTGTAACCGTTTGTCCCACAGAAGCCCTCACAAAACAGCGGGAGACCGATGATTATGCAGAAGACCATATGGTTAAACATCGCTTTGTGTTAGCGGCGGCTAATTAAAGAATGGAATCATGGGAGGGATAATAATGGCGATTGAACTAGATAAGGAAAAAGAAAAGTTGGGGAAAGCAACACAAAAAATTGAATTTAAAACTGGAAATGAGATGGCAGCACAAGCGGCTGCTCAAATCAATTATCATGTGATGGGATATTTTCCAATTACTCCTTCTACGGAAATTGCAGAGTTTCTTGATGAAATGAAAGCAAGGGGTGAACATGATATTGTGTTGATCCCCGCAGACGGTGAGCATGGCTCCGCTGGGATCTGTTATGGAGCTTCAACAGGTGGGGGACGTGTGTTTAATGCCACCAGTGCCAATGGGTTTCTATATATGTTGGAGCAACTGCCAGTCCAATCAGGGACTCGTTTTCCTATGGTTTTAAATCTGGTTACCCGTTCAGTCAGCGGTCCTTTAGATATTCGCGGAGATCATTCTGACCTTTACTACGCACTAAACGTTGGCTGGCCCATTCTGTTGGCTAGGGATCCCCAGGCTGTTTATGATATGAATATCATTGCAACAAAACTGACTGAACATCCGGAAGTAAGACTTCCAGTCATTGTGGCTTTTGATGGATTCTTCACTTCTCACCAGAAGCGTCGGGTGGAGTATTTTGCCGACAGGGAAGTTGTGCAAAACTTCATTGGTCCCATACCAGAAGGATTTGTTCATGCATTAGATCCAAAAAATCCGGTCACGATTGGACCCTACATGAATGATCCTGACTACATTAACAATAAATATCAACAATCATTGGCCATGTATCGAGCAGGAGAAGTATTTCAGCAATTAATGGCGGAGTGGAAAGAAATTTCCGGTAGAGAATATCCGGTTCTTGATCTCTATCAAATGGATGATGCCGAAGTGGCGGTATTTCTCCTTAACTCTGCGGCAGAAACTGCAAAAGATGTCGTGGATAAGTTAAGAGCTAAAGGAATTAAGGCTGGGGTGATCAGTCCCAATATTATCCGTCCTTTCCCGGCGAAAGAAATTGCTGAAGCGTTAAAACATGTGAAAGCTTTAGTGATTGGGGAGCGGGCTGACTCCTTTGGCGGCCATGGCAGCAATTTGACCCATGAGATTAAGGCCGCTTTAAAAGATGACAAGGATAATCAGACCATTTGCATCAGCAGAATCTATGGCCTTGGCGGGAAGGATTTCTATGCCGATGATGCGGAAAGCTTTTTTAATCTTGCATTAGATGCCGTTGATAAGGGATATGCTGAGAAGCCCTTTGATTACTTTGGCGTTACTCCAGGTAAAAAGGAAAATGCACCAAAGAAAATTTTAGAACCTCTAAAAACAGAACAACTAAAAACAGGCCTTATTCAAGTAACACCCGATGAAAGTACCGGAAAACTTAACGTTAAAATTCCGCCCCTTCGTGCTTTAACGGGTAAGCCAAAGCGTATTGCTCCAGGGCATGGAGCTTGTCCAGGATGTGGGATTTTTCCAGGACTTGAGCTATTTTTCAAAGGAATTGAAGGCAATATTGTTACCCTTTTCCACACTGGATGTGCGATGGTAACCACCACAGGGTATCCATACAGCTCACATAAAGCTACTTATCTCCATAATTTATTCCAAAATGGATCAGCGACTCTTTCCGGGTTAGTGGAGATGTTTTTTGAAAGAAAAAGACGGGGTGAAATTGAGCTTCCGGATGATTTTACCTTTGTTATGATTACCGGAGACGGAGGTATGGATATTGGAATGGGTCCTGCCATCGGAACAGCATTAAGGAACCATAAGATGATCATCCTTGAATACGATAATGAAGGATATATGAATACGGGAAGCCAGCTTTCCTACTCCACACCAATTGGTCATATGACCAGCACTTCCAACATTGGTGAGAAACAGGGTGGGAAGCCCTTCCACCACAAGGATACTCCGCAAATCATGGCTGCCACCAATATTCCGTATGTCTTTACCGGCACGGAAGCCTTCCCTCAAGACCTGGTGAAAAAAGCGGCAAAGGCTCAATGGTATGCCAACAACGTAGGAATGGTATATGGGAAGATATTAATTACCTGTCCGCTGAATTGGAAGTCCAAGGAAGAAGAAGGAACGACCATCGTTGAGGCTGCAGTGAACAGCTGTTTCTTCCCTCTATACGAAGTGGAACAGGGAATCACCACCATTACCTATGATCCAGAAGAAAAAGGGAAAAGGGTACCTGTCAGTGACTGGTTAAAAATGCTTGGGAAAACGAAACATTTGTTAAAACCGGAGTACGAACATTATTTGAAGGCCTTTGATGAAGAAGTACAGCGCCGCTGGTTGAGATTAAAAGCAAAACATGAAAATCCGGTATTGTAAGGGATTGCTACTTTTGAAAGGAATCTCAAAAGGAACCGTCAATGGGCGGTTCCTTTTTCATGTATAGTTTATAGACGGCACTGAAGATTCACACGGAGACCTCGAAAATACCCGGGTATTTCAGCGATAGATTCCTGTCGTGTCTTGACTTGTTCCCCGTGAATGTGTATATAATTAAATCATCATATAAAGAATTGCGGATGTAGTTCAATGGTAGAACATCGGCTTCCCAAGCCGACAACGCGGGTTCGATTCCCGTCATCCGCTCCAACCCTGCTAAATCGTAAAGCCTTTATATACAAGGCTTTTTATATTTATACTGAATATTGACACAAATTAAAGGGAAGGGCGTTTAGGCACATGTTTAAGGTCCAAAAAATTATAGATTTATCCATGCCGTTAACCAATAACACACCTGTTTATCCTGGTGATCCCCAACCTAAAATAAGCATTGCCACTACGATTGAGAAAGAGGGATATAACCTTCATTATGTCCATATTGGATCGCAGACAGGATCCCATGTTGATGCACCGTACCACTTTTGTAACCATGGACAGCGTATTGATGAGTCTGATTTGAGATTGTTTATCGGGACAGGAGTGGTAATCCCTGTTACTGGAAAAGGAGAACAGGAAGAGATTACCCTGCAGGATGTCGAGCCTTACCTTGATCAACTGGCTCCGGAGAAAATTGTATTATTCCATACAGGTTGGTCCCGGTATGCCGGGGAGGAAAAATACTTTCGTCACCCATATGTGAATGTGGAAGTGATAGATAAAATGATTCGCCGGGGAATTCGTACGTTTTTTATTGATGCCATCAATATAGATCTTACCGGAGGCACGTCATTTCCGGTACATGACGCAATTGCCGCAGTAAATGGAATTATTGCTGAGAATGTAACCAATATTGAATCGATTGATTTCCCAAATCCGTTAATTTGCGCATTCCCATTAAAAATTGTCGGTGTCGATGGATCTCCGGTTCGTGCAGTTGCCATTCAGATGGATGCGGATTGGGAATCGCAAAAATAAATGATGAAGATGGATGTGCCCATGGCTTGGAAACCTATGTATTATAGCCGTATAGTTGGTCATGATAAAACGCGAATTCGAATATTATCCTTTTCAACTAAGAGGTTATTTGTTACGATAAGATTGTATAATGGCCATAGCTAATAATTTCTATGTATCGAGTGTCGTAAACCCACCACTCGTTAAAAAATACTAGGGAGAAGATGTCATGGTTGGGAATTGACTGTTCCCATATCAACATTTATGGTGAAATGTTACCTAAATATCCACTCCCTTTGGAGTGGATATTTCAGCTTGTAGACAAAGTTTCTCCCTTTCAAATTCAAAAGGAGGATAAAAATGATCAACCATCGAAATCAACCTGAAAAATTAAGGTATCATCAACACAGGGTAGCGGTGTCAAAATCTTTTACCTTTGATTCAGCCCATTTTTTGCATCAGTATGAGGGGAAATGTAAATATCTTCACGGACATACCTACCGTCTGGATATTACTTTAAGCGGTTTTCTCAATGAGATTGGGATCGTGGTGGACTTTAGTGAAATAAAGGAAATTTATGAACAAGAAATCAAACAGAAGCTGGATCACCAATTTCTAAATGAGGTTCTTCCACAAATGAACACGACAGCGGAAAATATGATTGTATGGATATGGGAAGTGTTGGATAAAGCATTGGCTACCCGAGGATTAAAAGAAAACGGACTAAGAATTGAAGAATTGGTTTTATATGAAACGCCAACCAGTTATGCCAAACTCCTGCGCTCCTGGATGGAGGATGAATCATAATGGAAATGACACTTCCGATGGTTGAGATATTTGAAACGGTGGAGGGGGAAGGATTAAAAGCTGGTTATCCGACCACATTTATCCGCCTCTTTCACTGCAATTTGCGCTGTAAATGGTGTGATACCCCTTACAGCTACTCACCGGCTCTACCTGAATTTTACGCAACAACCAGGGAGATTGTGGAGCAAGTGACAAATCTGGGGAATCCATATATCTGTTTAACTGGCGGGGAGCCTCTTATCCATGGAGGGAAGTCAATGGACCTCATCCATGCCCTTTCCGAACTGGACATTGTAAAGGACGTTCATATTGAAACCAATGGAGCCATTGATCTGCGGCCATTTACACAGCAAAGAAAAGAAATAACAACGGTAGGTAGCAAGGTTCGTTTTATTATGGATTATAAGCTGTCTGGCAGTGGTGAAAAGGGAAAGATGATCACCAACAATTTCTCACTGTTGCAGGATCACGATGAAATAAAATTTGTTGTGGCCAACAGAGAGGATTTTCAGGAGGCCCTTGACATCATAGAAAACCATTATCAACAAGGCCAGATTTTATTCAGTCCGGTTTTTTCTATGGTATCTCCCCGAGATTTGGTGGAATGGATATTGAAGGAGAAGGCAGGGCGGCATTATTTGAAGGATGCGAAATTAAATCTCCAGATTCATAAATGGATATGGGATCCGGATATGCGAGGTGTTTAGGATGGAAAAAGAAAAAGCGGTGGTGGTTTTAAGTGGAGGTTTGGACAGTACCACTTGTATGGGGATTGCCAAACAGGAAGGATATGAATTGTATCCCATTACTTTTGACTATGGGCAACGGCATCGGAGAGAGGTTGAGCAGGCTAAACAGATCGCCCAATTTTACAATGTAAAGAAGCATCTTATCGTTCCCCTGGATTTTTTAAAGCAAATTGGGGGGAGCGCCCTAACGGATGACAACATACAAGTGAGGCAGGATGGGGTGGAGGAAGATATTCCTGACACTTATGTGCCGGCAAGGAATTTGACTTTTCTTTCTCTGGCAACGGCATATGCTGAAGTTATGGGAGCAAGGGTCATCTATATTGGGGTAAGCCATGTAGATTACAGCGGGTATCCGGACTGCAGGCCGGAGTTTATCCGTTCAATGGAAGAAACAGTGAATTTAGCAACAAAAACCGGTGTTTCTAACGAAAGAATAATGATCAAGGCTCCCCTGATTCAACTGTCAAAGGGGGAAACGATCAAATGGGGGTTATCACTGGGAGTTCCCTATCATCTCACTACTTCCTGTTATCTGGGAGATGAGTTGGCATGCGGTCTCTGTGACAGCTGCCGTCTGCGCATTCAGGGGTTTAAGTGGAACAAAGCGACTGATCCTGTTCCTTATGGGATTGAAGTAGATTGGGATTTAAGTGATAAAAAAGAGAAGTGAGAAAAAAAGGGAACTCCTTTATTGGAGATTCCCTTTTATCTTTTCTACTCAATATCCATTAGTGACTCATATAGATCTATCGCTTTTTGGTTATATAAGTGGGAAGATCAGAGGATTATTACTATACAACCTCTATAATTTATTTCGGTGATCGAAAAAAATCTACCATTTTTCAAAAATGTGCGTGCTGAAGAACCCTAATCCAGGGCATCACTTGCATTATTTGGATCTACCAGTGGTGAGTCTTCATATAAAAATTTCAGTGTTTTTGGGAAACAAATAGCATCTAACAGTTTAGTACAAGAATCTATTGGAAAAGTTAACGGGGAGCCTATCGATGCTAATGAAGTTAATAATTACCAATTTTTCTTAGAAACAATTCAAGGGGAACCTAACGCTCGACAAAAAGCAATAAATAAGGTCGTAGAGGATACATTATTATTTCAAGAAGCTAAAAAACGTAATTTAGCAATATCTGTTGAAACAGCGAAAGCCTTCGCTAAAGAACAGAGAGACATACTTGACAATAACAAGTCAGAAAATGCTCAAGAAGTTAAGGAAATGATCCAATATCTAATCGAGGGTCTTGGAATTTCCGAAGAGGAATATTGGAATGTGCAGCATTATTCTCAAGTACCCTAAATTGAATAAAAGAATACTTTCATCCCCCCATTCATATATATTTTTGATGTCCTTTAACGCTGTTCTATTTGTGGGGGGATCGAA encodes the following:
- a CDS encoding CPBP family intramembrane glutamic endopeptidase; its protein translation is MRKISIEELNEKTLLVNLYLTQGITFVLGILGIYALTPFSITSLVSANQWIRDGFLGLGLGILVVFFDLIMMKWLPFSYFDDGGINEKIFKNRTVIHIFTIAFIVSISEEFFFRGVIQTKFGIWIASLIFTLIHFRYYKKWVLMITLFLISMSLGWLYQFTGRLFSPMVAHFVIDFTLGLMIQKNWISSRTNHLSI
- the queD gene encoding 6-carboxytetrahydropterin synthase QueD, encoding MINHRNQPEKLRYHQHRVAVSKSFTFDSAHFLHQYEGKCKYLHGHTYRLDITLSGFLNEIGIVVDFSEIKEIYEQEIKQKLDHQFLNEVLPQMNTTAENMIVWIWEVLDKALATRGLKENGLRIEELVLYETPTSYAKLLRSWMEDES
- a CDS encoding 7-carboxy-7-deazaguanine synthase QueE, with the protein product MEMTLPMVEIFETVEGEGLKAGYPTTFIRLFHCNLRCKWCDTPYSYSPALPEFYATTREIVEQVTNLGNPYICLTGGEPLIHGGKSMDLIHALSELDIVKDVHIETNGAIDLRPFTQQRKEITTVGSKVRFIMDYKLSGSGEKGKMITNNFSLLQDHDEIKFVVANREDFQEALDIIENHYQQGQILFSPVFSMVSPRDLVEWILKEKAGRHYLKDAKLNLQIHKWIWDPDMRGV
- a CDS encoding LysM peptidoglycan-binding domain-containing protein — encoded protein: MAEDKKENKLNDQASHLRKKMDGIKGGRLEKEHSIGASLPPRSTVHRKTSINLSRLGLLFVFILIIVFIIVWYVFIYRDVPSTTNVTSVTWGNTDSSIPQERNDLNEDSNDLSMESNDTVQNKVDQKYDEPLDRGKEENTRKNDDQHKEQTGYDKIVFHRVKPGETLYSITMYYYKDKRYVPFLAEYNAIENPRNIMAGVTIKVPLPPPTLSK
- a CDS encoding ferredoxin, with the translated sequence MAYYTWVDKETCIACGACGATAPDIFDYDDEGLAYNIIDNNAGTAEIPENLWDDMHDAADGCPTDSIKVSESPKE
- a CDS encoding 2-oxoacid:acceptor oxidoreductase family protein, translating into MSQLPIKNELGFFEIRLESIGGLGAHLAGKMLAEAVVLGLGLNGAHFSSYGSEKKGSPVKSFIRICEKDQIVRASSPIERPHVVGVFHEALFRTIDVASGLYLDGVMLVNTTKNPDRIKEQLHLESGTVAVVDALSIAVEEKTRVNTAMLGALFRVCDFLDPESMKNVIRATFEEKYPHLVEANIRTFDRGYHEVQFKTYDAPEGAKGKQFVRPEPLLGYETQPLGGMITNPGNSILKDLSGSRQGFLPAFEEDKCIHCAQCDTVCPDFCFVWEQKEDKRGRPQMFLQGIDYQYCKGCLKCVTVCPTEALTKQRETDDYAEDHMVKHRFVLAAAN
- a CDS encoding transketolase C-terminal domain-containing protein, translated to MAIELDKEKEKLGKATQKIEFKTGNEMAAQAAAQINYHVMGYFPITPSTEIAEFLDEMKARGEHDIVLIPADGEHGSAGICYGASTGGGRVFNATSANGFLYMLEQLPVQSGTRFPMVLNLVTRSVSGPLDIRGDHSDLYYALNVGWPILLARDPQAVYDMNIIATKLTEHPEVRLPVIVAFDGFFTSHQKRRVEYFADREVVQNFIGPIPEGFVHALDPKNPVTIGPYMNDPDYINNKYQQSLAMYRAGEVFQQLMAEWKEISGREYPVLDLYQMDDAEVAVFLLNSAAETAKDVVDKLRAKGIKAGVISPNIIRPFPAKEIAEALKHVKALVIGERADSFGGHGSNLTHEIKAALKDDKDNQTICISRIYGLGGKDFYADDAESFFNLALDAVDKGYAEKPFDYFGVTPGKKENAPKKILEPLKTEQLKTGLIQVTPDESTGKLNVKIPPLRALTGKPKRIAPGHGACPGCGIFPGLELFFKGIEGNIVTLFHTGCAMVTTTGYPYSSHKATYLHNLFQNGSATLSGLVEMFFERKRRGEIELPDDFTFVMITGDGGMDIGMGPAIGTALRNHKMIILEYDNEGYMNTGSQLSYSTPIGHMTSTSNIGEKQGGKPFHHKDTPQIMAATNIPYVFTGTEAFPQDLVKKAAKAQWYANNVGMVYGKILITCPLNWKSKEEEGTTIVEAAVNSCFFPLYEVEQGITTITYDPEEKGKRVPVSDWLKMLGKTKHLLKPEYEHYLKAFDEEVQRRWLRLKAKHENPVL
- a CDS encoding cyclase family protein, whose amino-acid sequence is MFKVQKIIDLSMPLTNNTPVYPGDPQPKISIATTIEKEGYNLHYVHIGSQTGSHVDAPYHFCNHGQRIDESDLRLFIGTGVVIPVTGKGEQEEITLQDVEPYLDQLAPEKIVLFHTGWSRYAGEEKYFRHPYVNVEVIDKMIRRGIRTFFIDAINIDLTGGTSFPVHDAIAAVNGIIAENVTNIESIDFPNPLICAFPLKIVGVDGSPVRAVAIQMDADWESQK
- the queC gene encoding 7-cyano-7-deazaguanine synthase QueC — its product is MEKEKAVVVLSGGLDSTTCMGIAKQEGYELYPITFDYGQRHRREVEQAKQIAQFYNVKKHLIVPLDFLKQIGGSALTDDNIQVRQDGVEEDIPDTYVPARNLTFLSLATAYAEVMGARVIYIGVSHVDYSGYPDCRPEFIRSMEETVNLATKTGVSNERIMIKAPLIQLSKGETIKWGLSLGVPYHLTTSCYLGDELACGLCDSCRLRIQGFKWNKATDPVPYGIEVDWDLSDKKEK